The Atlantibacter hermannii genomic interval GCAATCTCATCGCCAGTGCCTTTGCATATCCGTGGTCATCAGCCGGTAACGCGCAACACTGCTATTTGCCAGTGGATTGCCTTTCCGGGAAACCTTATCAGACAGCAGGCGAGTATATGTTATTAAAAAGGAGAATTCAGGCGCTGTAAAACGGGCGTATGTCGCGATTAACTAAAAAATGCCGCGACGGGGGATGTACGCGGCAAAAGTCTCAACAGGCAAGACGATCAGCAAACGGGAAACAGTGCTTCCCGGTGAAGTTTAATCACCACTTTTTTCAGCGGACTGCGCAGAGTGTCATGGCAACCCGGCTTGTGCGGTTCGCCGGGCATAAAGATGGCGAACATGCCCGCTTCAAGGTGAAGGGTCTGAGGATTGTGGATGGCACGGCACAGCTGGTAGTCCTGTTCAGGATGCCACTCTTCCAGTTCGCGGGCGCTTTCAGCGACGCCGTAGTGGATCGTTTCCTGGCCTTCCAGCAGCAGTTGAATATCGATATACGCACGATGCAGTTCCGCTTTTTTCTCATCGGGC includes:
- the yhcH gene encoding beta-galactosidase, encoding MITGHIDHLAQAGLAQPLYDAIVQALAHNPAQKAPDSYTLDGERLFMNVMTLTTQPPDEKKAELHRAYIDIQLLLEGQETIHYGVAESARELEEWHPEQDYQLCRAIHNPQTLHLEAGMFAIFMPGEPHKPGCHDTLRSPLKKVVIKLHREALFPVC